The sequence below is a genomic window from Penaeus monodon isolate SGIC_2016 chromosome 14, NSTDA_Pmon_1, whole genome shotgun sequence.
ctgttttttttatgacataGAAGTTTATAACGAATTACTTCAACTCTTGCAGGTTAGAACATTTGTAGAGGAGATTGAACATATGTGGGAACCAGATGCCATCCATCCTGGTGATGGAACTGAACTCGAGCTGCATGACCTGCTCTGTATGACGCAGCAAACAGGCATGACGGCCGAGCCCCTCCCTGGGAACACCAACTGCTGGCTGGCCCACAGTGACCCAGGGGACATGGCCTGTTTAGGGCGCACTGCGTTCCTCATCCCAAATGAGGGGTTCAAGGAACttttagaaaacaaaaatgaagccAGGGAGCGATTTTTAAGGAGCACAAAGGCATCCTTTACCTTCTCCAAGAATGATATCCGGTCGACAGACTCCTCTAACGTTGTAGTTTCCACGACCGCGCCGGAGATGCTTGCTGAAATACCCTTTCAGAACGAGAAAAGACGCTTTAACTGGCCTGAGGAACGTGCTGTCTTGAACTGGATCCTTCAACGCGCTGGCAGTGAGGAGTTCGCAGCCGACGTGCTCCCTGAGTCTTGTCCATCAACATGGCGGGTTTGGACCAGATTGACACGTATCATATGCCTTTAATGGTTTCTTTCAAGAAGGACCTTGATCCGTATAATATTCCCAGGGGGAATGCGGAAGTAACTTCGCTGTTCATTAATAGTATTTTATCCGACAGAACTAACACCGATATATACCAGTCACTTGTCTAATCTACATCTAACGAGAACGCTGAACGTCGCGTTCAGCTGGATAGTTCACTGTATCATCAGTAGTTAGTTTGCAATCCGTTACGTAGTTGATATTCTACTTATGGTTAGTAGGAAagttcttttctgttatttttttgtgatgcatgcagattttgttttataaataaaactattttgAAATTAGtaaattctttaattctttttattacacTAACGCAAtcttttacttattcatatatccatacaGAGTAAAATAcggaaatgtaatatatatccaAATGATACATGCTTTTCCATTCTattcataatatatcaataatacacGATTTTCTATTCTATTCACAATATATCTTGGAAGACAATGAACCATACCTCAGTCCCTCTGATTTCTTCTGAAGCAAATTGTTTTTGATATTCCCTAGAAAGATAAATCGCCATCAAAACACAATTCTCCAGCGTGAGCTTTAGAATGTTTGCATTGCTCATATTTCAGTGATGCTTATTATTGAAGTgagtgataaacacacacacaaaaaaaaaagaaagaaaaacatacatgTAAGAGAGCAGACACACGGTCAAACGCATGGGTATACTACCCTGATCACATCAAAATGAATGCAATCCGGCATTTGAATTTTGAAAACCTTCAGAAcgggattttttattttcatttatgaaaCACACTATTTAATAATAGTACCATTAGATATACAGAGCATATAGattgaataaaagaaatgatatttaGACGGAAGTCATTACCATCTATAAACCTATCTGTCTTTGTTGTTATGCTTTTCATTAATGTATATGATGGATTTTGTCTTAGAATATTTTCTAATTGACCATAATTTTACTAAATATTAggcaataaaaacatatacagggtcttttcaaaattatttattcaaaaatatcAATTGTAAAAGTCTGTCGGTACTGCAAAGAACTGTATAAAGGTAACGATATAATGACTAAATATGACGATCGGAATTTATTGCAACAAATGCAGTATTGTCGTCTTTTTAACATAGAGGATATCAGTTACATAATGTTATTGTGtttcattatctattaatttatgtatctatttttaagAATTACTCACTTATAGACATTGCTGTTCATAATACGAGAAAGGGCTTTAAATAACGAACCGCTGAACTTTGTTAATTACTTTATATGCCTTTGAGGAGCGGTACACACTAACACTCAGTGATTAGTTGCGCCAGCAAAAGATATATATGGAGAATTGATCGTATTTTCTCCTTAGGAAATTTTTCTTGCATGCtacaaataaaatgtttattattagaTCAACAGATGGTCGACTTTTATTTCAGACATATATGATAGAAAGACTGGACAGTTGATCTATGTTAGTTATATAGTCTTAGAAGTGTGAAATGTGAAAATACAACACTTGAAAACTTTCTTGAGATGGCGCCTACATTCCTCTCCCCCACTGTGTCTTCACTTTTGAGGCGTCGAAGGActtctattttatttatgatgAAGACCTTGCTTCCCACGGGCTGGTGGGATGGGCTTGTTCATCGTGTCGGCTTGTtgcatctatctctatgtctgtttTTGCAACTCTTTTTCATGCATCTGCTTTAAAGTGAATAGGGCTTCCAAAGCTAAGGGAATGACTGTCTCCATGCACTATGAATGCTCTAATCTGTAAAGAACAAAATGTCACGTTACAGTACTTTATGTCAATAACTTTGGCtgctattcattatcattctctctctctctctctctctctctctctctctctctctctctctctctctctctctctctctctctctctctctctctctctctccacaaaatATACTTACCTTAGATTCAGAGTCTGATAATTTCCAACCgaagaaaatcctttttttcaatAGAAGTTTCTGTCTTTATCAGCCGTTATGCTGTCGATGTCGCTCATGGCACTGTAAGGGGGAAATTGATGCAATCAAAACCAATTTATCTTATCATTGATATCaacagtaaaattgaaaaaaatctaaCTAAATTGATAtcacaaaaggagaaaaataaaaacaaagtaagaATATAATCTAAAGTAGAATGACGATTAGCATTCACATAGTGGATCATAAACGATTTTGAGTTTCTCTGCACGGAGTTCAAGCAACTGAATACTTAAACTCCTTCAGAACTACGTCACTGACGCTTCTGCATCGGCGTGCCTACGAACCTGCGGGTCCCTGAAGTGCTGCTTGCGGCACTCGGGAGGGCAGCCATGCTTGCGCTTCTTGTCCTTCTTGACGT
It includes:
- the LOC119581222 gene encoding uncharacterized protein LOC119581222, which gives rise to MAALPSAASSASGTRRVKNVTVLTIVEDIKEPYKQEVSIIFFNKLNDLLPKVRTFVEEIEHMWEPDAIHPGDGTELELHDLLCMTQQTGMTAEPLPGNTNCWLAHSDPGDMACLGRTAFLIPNEGFKELLENKNEARERFLRSTKASFTFSKNDIRSTDSSNVVVSTTAPEMLAEIPFQNEKRRFNWPEERAVLNWILQRAGSEEFAADVLPESCPSTWRVWTRLTRIICL